The following nucleotide sequence is from Acidimicrobiales bacterium.
CTTCGTCGGGGTGCCGGCGTTGTCGGCGATCATCGGTGGGCTCATCTGGGTGGTTCTCGGCCGAGCCCTGACGCCGATGGAGGCGATTCGCCGTGAGGCGGCCGAGATCGGCAGCGAGGACCTGAGTCGTCGGGTTCCGGTTCCGGATGCGTCGGTCGAGCTGGAGCGTCTCGCCGAGACCCTCAACGACATGTTGGCGCGCCTGGACCGCTCGGCGGAGCAGCAACGCCGCTTCGTCGCCGACGCCTCGCACGAGTTGCGGAGCCCGCTCGCAGGCCTCCGCAGCCAACTGGAGGTCAATCTGGCGCACCCGGAGACGGCCGACGTGGTCGACAGCGAGGAGGCCATGTTGGCGGAGACGATCCGGATGCAGAACCTCGTCGAGGACCTGCTCGTGTTGGCGAGAACGGCCCGACCCGATGCGTGGGTTCCGTCGACACCGGTCGACCTCGACGACCTCGTGCTGGCAGAGGCTGTGCGGATCCACTCCGGCGGGGTCGCGGTCGAGACCGCCGACGTGTCGGGGGCTCAGGTCGCCGGTGACCGGGGCCAGCTCGAGCGGGTCGTCCGCAATCTGGCCGACAACGCGGCGCGCCACGCCCGCTCGAAGGTCGGCTTCTCGTTGAGGGAGACCGGCCGCGTGGTCGAACTGGTGGTCGTCGACGACGGCCCTGGCGTTCCCGTCGCCGAGGCGGAGGCGATCTTCGACCGCTTCACGCGCCTGTCCGAAGCACGTGACCGCGACTCGGGTGGCAGCGGTCTCGGTCTGGCGATCTGCCGCGAGATCGTCGAGCGCCATGGCGGCTCGGTCGTACTCGACGCCGCCCACACCGGCGGCGCCCGCTTCGTCGTTCGTCTCCCGCTGCCCGGGTCCGGGAGAGACTCCTGAGTGGCAGTTCAGGTCGCCAGGGGCGTCTCCGGCGAGGCCATCGGTCGCGACACCATGAGCCGCGCCCGCAGTGGCGCCAGTCCGAGCGCGGTGGCGGCTGCGACGATGATCTCGGACTGGGCGGCGGAGGGGCCGGCGCGGCCGGCCCATGCGACGCCGACAGCAGCCCGCAGGAGGCCATCACGGCGGATCGGGTCGAGGTCGCCGGCCACCACGCCGAGCGCATCCCACAGCCCGAGGTCCAGGCACGCGTCGCCCAGGTCACGCTCGAGGTCGGTGTCTTTGTACCGGGGCCGGGCGAGTCGGGCGATCGCGTCGATCGTGGTCACCCGTAGATGGGGATCGGTCACCTCGCCGGCGGCTGCGACCGAGACGATCAGGTAGCGGGCGCACTCGGCGAAGCGGGCCTCGAACTCGGCGTGGTGCATCACCGGGATGTGGGCGACGGTGTCGGTCGGGTGGTTCCACAAGGATTTCATGGCTGTTCGTCCAGAGGTCGGAGCCGTGGTGTCACAGTCAGCATCGGCGTCTCCCCGGCAGCGCC
It contains:
- a CDS encoding ATP-binding protein; its protein translation is MRSLRLRVTVLASLATLVLMAAAGAALVAYQRNQLFATVDAALDETVTEVERTLDVTFGRRFQPVRNRLPPLQDVVFVVGSSPRTLQLLDADGSVVVASGDFTGLGPVVDAAAILADDGTAIDDTVDTGEVRYRVAFAVVDPDNPKLLVAGTSLLDVDESLRSQRRGLFVGVPALSAIIGGLIWVVLGRALTPMEAIRREAAEIGSEDLSRRVPVPDASVELERLAETLNDMLARLDRSAEQQRRFVADASHELRSPLAGLRSQLEVNLAHPETADVVDSEEAMLAETIRMQNLVEDLLVLARTARPDAWVPSTPVDLDDLVLAEAVRIHSGGVAVETADVSGAQVAGDRGQLERVVRNLADNAARHARSKVGFSLRETGRVVELVVVDDGPGVPVAEAEAIFDRFTRLSEARDRDSGGSGLGLAICREIVERHGGSVVLDAAHTGGARFVVRLPLPGSGRDS